One genomic window of Pecten maximus chromosome 3, xPecMax1.1, whole genome shotgun sequence includes the following:
- the LOC117322687 gene encoding serine-rich adhesin for platelets-like yields the protein MQCLHDYHETISPTTTTKDNVSTTTTVNNISTTTTDDNASTTATDNNVSTTTTDNNVSTTTTDDNVSTTTTDDNVSTTTTDDNVSTTTTDDNVSTTNTDNNVSTTTTDDNLSRTTTDNSISTTTTDDNVSRTTTDDSISTTTTDDNASTTTTDDNVATTTTNDNVSTTTTDDNVSTPTTDDNASTTATNNNVSTTTTDDNLSTNTTDHNFSTTTTDDNVSRTTIDNNISTTTTDDNTSTTATDDNVSTTTTDNTVSTSTTDDNVSTTTTDDSVSTPTSDDNVFTTTTDDNVFTTTTDDNVFTTTTDDNVSTTTTDDNVSRNTTDNTVSMTTTDDNVSTTTTDDNVFTTTTDDNVSTTNINNNVSTTTTDDNVSTTTTNGSVFTTTTDDNVSTTNTDNNVSMTTTDNNVSRTTTTTTDNNVSTTTTYVKFSTTTTDDNVSTTTTDDNVSTTTTDNNVSTTTTDDNVSTTTTDDNVSTTTTDDNVFTTTTDDNVFTTTTDNNLSTTTSDDNVSTTTTDGSVFTTTTDDNVSTTNTDNNVSMTTTDNNVSRTTTTTTDNNISTTTTYVKFSTTTTDNNVSTTTTDDNVSTTTTDDNVSTTTTDDNVSTTTTDNNVSTTTTDDNVSTTTTDDNVSTTTTDDNVFTTTTDDNVFTTTTDNNVSTTTTDDNVSGTTTDNNLSTTTSDDNLSTTTTDDNLSTTTTDDNVHKTTPDNSHTFSESFSPTTTKNSDTKTILPLATTSLPAPPHISSHPLVATTISSRQAYPAGGSVLVCENDTKKIICTLPFVINIVEAWYGRNDTMTCHTASPSMMCYSDVSVTYSVTEKTCQNKNTCILSTVRQIYGNACVGKHAYLMLTYECTLPDSGAQQKPKVQLSFHARYTNINMTADILWRVPVQNVGLCGIHCRNDRTCLSFAFDPKYQICQGHKSAISNEVKDQGSPGNSMFYFEFKWCESAGFLYDITGVCYGIYGVHQTPADCQRECSQHSSGDEKVVGGLMVLDTPQKLQEMWLKTRQDSWLEQESSFIVSGRRDEAGSWTFLDGNIIPNNVWDPGAFGTRPGDCVSLTRDGLVPINCATTGFFMCEKVLFKPSS from the exons ATGCAATGTCTCCACGACTACCACGAGACAATTTCGCCAACGACTACAACTAAAGACAATGTCTCCACGACTACAACTGTTAACAATATCTCCACGACTACCACTGATGACAATGCCTCCACGACTGCCACTGATAACAATGTATCCACGACTACCACGGATAACAATGTCTCCACGACTACCACTGATGACAATGTCTCCACGACTACAACTGATGACAATGTCTCCACGACTACCACTGATGACAAT GTCTCCACGACTACCACTGATGACAATGTATCCACGACtaacactgataacaatgtGTCGACGACTACAACTGATGACAATTTATCCAGAACTACCACTGATAACAGTATCTCGACGACTACCACTGATGACAATGTCTCCAGGACTACCACTGATGACAGTATCTCCACGACTACCACTGATGACAATGCCTCCACGACTACAACTGATGACAATGTCGCCACGACTACAACTAATGACAATGTCTCCACGACTACAACTGATGACAATGTCTCCACGCCTACAACTGATGACAATGCCTCCACGACTGCCACTAATAACAATGTATCCACGACTACAACTGATGACAATCTCTCCACGAATACAACTGATCACAATTTCTCCACGACTACAACTGATGACAATGTATCTAGAACTACCATTGATAACAATATCTCGACGACTACCACTGATGACAATACCTCCACGACTGCCACTGATGACAATGTCTCCACGACTACAACGGATAACACTGTCTCCACGTCTACAACTGATGACAATGTCTCCACGACTACAACTGATGACAGTGTATCAACGCCTACAAGTGATGACAATGTTTTCACGACTACAACTGATGACAATGTTTTCACGACTACAACTGATGACAATGTCTTCACGACTACCACTGATGACAATGTCTCGACGACTACAACTGATGACAATGTCTCCAGAAATACCACTGATAACACTGTCTCCATGACTACAACTGATGACAATGTCTCCACGACTACAACTGATGACAATGTCTTCACGACTACCACTGATGACAATGTCTCTACGACTAACATTAATAACAATGTCTCGACGACTACAACTGATGACAATGTCTCCACGACTACAACTAATGGCAGTGTCTTCACGACTACCACTGATGACAATGTCTCTACGACtaacactgataacaatgtCTCCATGACTACAACTGATAACAATGTATCCAGAACTACCACGACAACCACGGATAACAATGTATCCACGACTACAACTTATGTCAAATTCTCCACGACTACAACTGATGACAATGTCTCCACGACTACAACTGATGACAATGTCTCCACGACTACAACTGATAACAATGTCTCCACGACTACCACTGATGACAATGTCTCCACGACTACAACTGATGACAATGTCTCAACGACTACAACTGATGACAATGTCTTCACGACTACCACTGATGACAATGTCTTCACGACTACCACTGATAACAATTTATCCACGACTACAAGTGATGACAATGTCTCCACGACTACAACTGATGGCAGTGTCTTCACGACTACCACTGATGACAATGTCTCTACGACtaacactgataacaatgtCTCCATGACTACAACTGATAACAATGTATCCAGAACTACCACGACAACCACGGATAACAATATATCCACGACTACAACTTATGTCAAATTCTCCACGACTACAACTGATAACAATGTCTCCACGACTACCACTGATGACAATGTCTCCACGACTACAACTGATGACAATGTCTCCACGACTACAACTGATGACAATGTCTCCACGACTACAACTGATAACAATGTCTCCACGACTACCACTGATGACAATGTCTCCACGACTACAACTGATGACAATGTCTCAACGACTACAACTGATGACAATGTCTTCACGACTACCACTGATGACAATGTCTTCACGACTACCACTGATAACAATGTCTCGACGACTACAACTGATGACAATGTCTCCGGAACTACCACTGATAACAATTTATCCACGACTACAAGTGATGACAACTTATCCACGACTACAACTGATGACAATTTATCCACGACAACAACTGATGACAATGTCCACAAGACTACACCTGATAATTCACACACATTTAGTGAGAGTTTTTCACCTACAACTACAAAAAATAGTGACACAAAAACGATATTACCATTAGCTACTACGAGCCTACCTGCACCACCGCACATATCTTCCCATCCACTTGTGGCCACCACGATTTCATCACGGCAAGCTTACCCAGCAG GTGGATCGGTATTAGTCTGTGAGAACGACACAAAGAAAATCATCTGTACCCTGCCGTTTGTGATAAATATCGTGGAGGCGTGGTATGGCAGAAATGACACAATGACATGCCATACAGCATCACCGTCAATGATGTGTTATTCCGACGTCAGCGTGACGTATTCAGTCACGGAAAAGACTTGTCAGAATAAGAATACATGCATATTATCAACAGTTCGACAGATATATGGAAATGCTTGCGTTGGTAAACACGCTTACCTCATGCTTACGTACGAGTGTACCCTACCAG ACTCGGGTGCACAACAGAAGCCAAAGGTCCAGCTTAGCTTCCATGCTCGATACACAAACATCAATATGACGGCAGACATTTTGTGGAGAGTACCGGTGCAGAACGTGGGGCTATGTGGCATCCATTGTCGGAATGACCGCACGTGCTTGTCTTTTGCATTTGACCCAAAGTATCAGATATGTCAAGGCCACAAATCCGCGATTTCAAACGAGGTTAAAGATCAAGGTTCTCCTGGAAATTCTATGTTCTATTTTGAAT tTAAATGGTGCGAGAGTGCCGGTTTCCTGTATGACATTACGGGTGTATGTTATGGGATATATGGTGTTCATCAGACTCCGGCTGACTGTCAGAGAGAATGTTCGCAACACAGCAGCGGAGATGAAAAAGTGGTGGGAGGTTTAATGGTCCTAGACACCCCGCAAAAACTACAAGAAATGTGGCTCAAGACGCGACAGGATTCCTGGTTAG AACAAGAAAGTTCATTTATTGTATCCGGAAGAAGAGATGAGGCAGGTAGTTGGACATTTTTAGACGGAAATATCATTCCGAACAATGTATGGGATCCAGGAGCGTTCGGAACACGCCCTGGAGACTGTGTTTCACTGACTCGTGACGGACTAGTTCCGATTAATTGTGCTACCACCGGGTTCTTTATGTGTGAAAAGGTCTTATTCAAACCTTCATCGTGA
- the LOC117323742 gene encoding beclin 1-associated autophagy-related key regulator-like, protein MAASSLEEQEAPTEFELSSSFGSSSGLKIAIERCPVCEYSKRPFYCKICVNQGLFVHSKGTYPERFTDKSHKLEILTKERDSVLQQVKQSVYKKHVIDQKKQEIQECKRKITLLKLTLSASKEMKSAERQALDVISRENHARRVKGRNHQEKKQRIKDYIKLIRTSNGVKFNTLGDVLENLSKERKKHVADLTHYIFPVLEVRRDSMVEESANSASTEKALRDATHTTYIRGQWVYTDGNNGDFRIVEPTLPSTGDYSPYNIWVATSRENNGDPDNSLRNPGHRISAALCYASQLVSILSSLLDVPLVHRQNYSIFCGAEVTEKNFRNSVACLNQNVLYLCFSQGLADCPLIDPRNTLGNICLLVRHTSLGRVQSFIVNQELLQSVGEITVSTDEEREEDECQAELFTREGEIGLPPDWEEVPHNIDESEIGNRTVFSSTLQSTSYCPPTSDPAHLTASAFVTSAAASLVSFFRGPTPSDKR, encoded by the exons ATGGCTGCCTCGAGCTTAGAAGAACAAGAGGCGCCTACAGAGTTTGAATTATCGTCGTCATTTGGCAGTTCATCCGGACTCAAAATCGCTATAGAACGTTGTCCAGTGTGTGAATACAGCAAAAGAccattttattgtaaaatatgcGTGAACCAGGGCCTGTTTGTGCACTCCAAAGGCACATACCCAGAAAG GTTTACAGATAAAAGTCACAAGTTAGAAATCCTTACAAAGGAGAGAGACTCGGTGCTACAGCA AGTGAAACAATCAGTATACAAGAAGCACGTCATTGATCAAAAG aAACAAGAAATCCAGGAATGTAAAAGAAAGATCACATTGCTCAAACTAACACTGTCTGCTTCTAAGGAGATGAAATCAGCAG AAAGGCAAGCATTAGATGTGATCAGCAGAGAAAACCATGCAAGGCGTGTAAAGGGTCGCAATCACCAGGAGAAAAAGCAGAGAATAAAGGATTATATCAAGCTTATAAGGACATCCAATGGAGTGAAATTTAATACTCTAGGAGATGTCCTGGAGAACCTTTCAAAGGAGAGGAAGAAACATGTAGCTGACCTGACACATTATATATTTCCAGTACTGGAAGTCAGACGTGACAG TATGGTTGAGGAAAGTGCAAACTCTGCCAGTACAGAAAAGGCTCTACGGGATGCTACCCATACGACATACATCCGCGGCCAATGGGTGTACACAGATGGTAACAATGGTGATTTCAGGATTGTAGAACCAACACTTCCCTCTACAGGCGACTACTCACCCTACAATATATGGG TGGCCACAAGCCGTGAGAACAATGGTGATCCTGACAACAGCCTACGTAACCCTGGTCACAGGATCAGTGCAGCGCTGTGCTATGCCAGTCAGTTGGTGTCCATTCTCTCATCTCTGTTAGACGTACCTTTAGTTCATCGACAGAATTACAG TATATTTTGTGGTGCCGAGGTGACAGAGAAGAACTTTCGGAACTCTGTTGCTTGCCTCAACCAAAATGTGCTATACCTCTGCTTCTCTCAAGGACTGGCAGACTGCCCTCTCATCGATCCAAGGAATACATTAGGAAACATCTGCCTCCTTGTCCGGCATACAAGTCTGGGAAG AGTGCAGTCCTTTATTGTGAATCAAGAACTGCTCCAGTctgtaggggagataactgtgtcAACAGATGAAGAGCGAGAAGAAGATGAATGTCAGGCAGAGCTCTTCACACGTGAAGGTGAGATTGGACTGCCACCAGACTGGGAGGAAGTACCACATAATATTGATGAGAGTGAAATAGGAAATCGTACAGTGTTCAGTTCAACCCTGCAATCTACATCATACTGCCCTCCGACCTCTGACCCAGCTCATCTCACTGCCAGTGCATTTGTCACCTCAGCTGCAGCCTCCCTTGTATCCTTCTTCAGAGGGCCTACACCTTCTGACAAAAGATGA